In Selenihalanaerobacter shriftii, the sequence ATCTATCCCTGCTGCTGGATCTCCTTTAGTCGGGTTATATACATATCCGCACTCCTTACATCTATATTTCTTCATCTAATACTCCTCCTTTTAGTTACAATTGATTTCTATTATGTTAGTTAGTATCTATTTAATCGGCACTATATATTCATTCTTCGTCCCATCTAAATGCTTACAAACCCAAACTCTATTATCTTTATTTCGTCTTGCTTGTAAAGTAGCTCCCCGTCCTCCAATTACAGTCGGTAAATATAATTCAATAGCCTGACTAGGACATTCTTTAACACAAGCAGCACAATCCCAACATTCTTCAGAGGCTCTAATTAATACTTTTCCATCTTTCTCTAACAGAAGATCCCCAGGACAAACATTAATACACTTACTACATAAACTACAAGCTTGATTATCAATACATACACTCATAATTGACCTCCGCCTTCTCTAAACAGTAACACTCTCTTTCTTTAATTGTAACCTTGCTTTTCTTTTGGTCATAAACTGAATTTACAAATTTAAACCATTCTTGATCATCCAGTCTAGGATAATCTAAGTTCTGCTGGTAAACTGGCCATCTAGTCTCTTTTCTATATAGCAAATGAGCAACTACTACTTTAGCAATTTGAATCCTATCAATAATCTCATGCACCGCCATTAATTGATGGAGATTATCTGCACTTAACCTCTTAGCATCTTCCTCTATCTCTATTAACCTCTTTTTTGCTATTAATAATTTTTGATTATTAACCCGATAATTACTACTGATCCCCCCGGCATATTCGTCCATTATTTTTTGTAATCTACTCTCTAATTCTTGCTGTTTCAAGCTCTCAATTGTACTTAAAGGCTGATATACTCGTTGTAATTCTTTTTGAATAACTTGCTTATTAAAATGAACCTCTTCTCTTTCTTTAATTAAATCTAAAGCCGCCTCCACAGCTATTTTCCCTTCTACAAACGCTCCTGTAACATACTTTTTAGGAGCTCCACCTGCTACATCTCCGGCAGCAAATAACCCCTTTAAAGTGGTACTTCTATCAGTCCCAATCCAATAGCCAGCCTGCCCATGCCCTCCTACTATATAAGGTTCAGAACCGGCAATCTCAATTGGTTCTTCATTAGGTTCTATCCCCTTATTAGCCCATTGTAAAACTATACTAGGAGACATATTCAAAAACTCTTTCTTTAACTCTTTACAACCCTCTTCATCTAAATGACTTACATCCAAATAACATGGTCCTTTACCAACTTCATTTTCAATTAATGTAGCCTGTAATCTAATTGGTGTAGTTACTTCTTTATACTCTTTTAAATACTCTTCACCATAAGCATTAATCTGCTTTGCTCCCGCACCTAAAGCTAATGTTCCTGTTGGAGCTAATACATCCTTAACTCGTAAAGCGATAAACCTCATTTCAAAACTTGTCATTTCAGCTCCAGCTCTAATTCCCATGGCATATCCTGCCCCAGCATTAAATGGCGGATACCAAGTTCTATGCCGAGCACTTCCAGTATTATTAGACTTATAGACCCCACTAACTCCTCCTGTTGCACAGATTACTGCTTTTGCCTTAATCACATAAAATTTATTCTCTCTAACAGAAAATCCAAATGCCCCATATACCTCTCCTTGCTGCAATAAATAATTAGTAGCTACTACTCTATTTAAGATTTCAACATCTTCTTTTTTAACTCTATTAGCTAAAATAGGTTTAAACTCATCTCCATTAATCTTAATACTTCGCCTACTTCTTGCTAAGTAATTACCTTCTTGATCTTTTTTAATCGGTAATCCCCAATCTTCTACTTCAGCAGTGACTTGATTCAACTCTTGAGCAATAGTATAGACTAAATCATCTCTAATAAGTCCATTATTATCTCGTTTAACATATTCTAAAAAACTTTCCGGTGTTTCACCAGATGTTAAATAAGCATTGAGAGCATTAATCCCTGCTGCTAAACAGCCACTCCATTCAATATTAGCCTTTTCCATAATCGTTACTTTACAATCTGGGTCTAACTCTTTAGTTTTAACCGCAGCAAATATACCGGCAGCTCCCCCACCAATAATTAAGAGATCAGTCTCTTTTTTAATAATCTCTATTCCTAACTCATTATTCACTTTTAACACCACCTCATATCTCTAGTCAGCCCCATTATTAATATGTAAGTTTGAAGTGGCATTTTTATTCCTATACTTAACTATAAATAATAAAAAATTTACATTCTAAAATATATCTTCCTCGATAAAACATTGATTAAAAATAAAAAACCGAGGGGATAATCCCTCGGTCAAAATTAAAACTTGTTTAATATTCTCTTGGTCTTTCACCTAAAGTCATCGGTATAAATAATTTACGACCATCTCTTAGCACCCTTAAAATTATTCGTTTACCAACTTTATATTTACTGACTAACTTGACCACATCTTTAGGCTTTTCTATCTTCTTTTTATTTAATTTTAAAATTACGTCTCCGGGGTTTATGCCAGCTTTATCAGCTGGACTATTAGGAATTACATCGGCTATTAAAGCTCCTTTAGTACTTTCTAACCCAAAATAATCAGCAATCTCTTTAGTAATCTGCTGCATATAAACTCCCATCCATGGTCTAATAACTTTCCCATGCTTCTTTAAATCACTTAAAACTTTTTTAGCTTCATTAATAGGAATAGCAAAACCAATTCCTTGAGCTTGAGCATTTACAGCAGTATTGATCCCAATAACTTCTCCTTTAATATTTAATAACGGTCCGCCACTATTACCAGGATTGATATCCGCATCAGTCTGTATCATATTCTTATATACTCTTGGTTTCTCACCTTGAGAAATTTTTAATGGACGTCCTAAAGCACTAATTACTCCAGCAGTAACAGTATGATTTAAACCATATGGATTTCCAATTGCTACTGCCCAATCACCAGGCTTAATCTGATCAGAATCTCCTAATTTTACAGTAGGTAATTCCTCATCAACATCAACTTTTAATACAGCTAAATCTAAACTAAAATCAGAACCTACTAATTCAGCTTTAATCGGTTCTTTTCTATCACTTAATTTAACAGTAATTTCATCAGCATCATGAACTACATGTTCATTAGTTAAAATATATCCATCCTTGCTAATAATAAACCCAGTTCCGAAGCCTTGTCTAACCTCTGGATGTTTACGCTTGCCATACGGAATATCCTGTCCAAAGAATTCTCTAAAGAAAGGGTCATTCAAGAAAGGTTTTCGTTGTTTAACTTCTTTAGAATCTAATTTAATCTTAGCATTAACTCTAACTACTGCTGAATCAACCTTAGATGCTATATCAGCAAATACATTTCGTTCAAATATATTTTGCCCCTTAGGTTGAGTCTTAGCTAAAACTTGACCTGTTTCTATGTAAGTGAAAATTAAACCACTTAATAACATGCTAATTAAAGCAATTGACAAGTACTTAGATAAACTCTTTTTATTAATTTTAATTAATCTTTTCATCATAAAAGCCCTCCTATTTTAGTTGTTAATTAAGCTTTTTAATTGTTAATTAAATTATAACTAACTTTATTTACAAAAATGTGACAAAACATAATTAAAGTTAAATTTTCTCAAATCTCCAAAGATGATTAACAGGCCCTCTCCCTTTACCTACATTTATTCCATTCTTTAATGAAGAAGTAATGAAATCTTTAGCTTTCTTAATTGCTGGTAAGATTTCCATTCCGTCAGCTAAATTAGAAGCAATAGCCGAAGACAAAGTACAACCCGTTCCGTGTGTATTCTCTGTCTTAATACGGGGAGCAGATATTCTATGTGTTTTGTCTTTATAATAAAGAAGATCAATAGCCTTACCCTCTCTATGACCACCTTTAAGCAATACCGCTGTTGGACCTAAATTACTAATTTCTTTAGCCGCATCTTCCATCTCTAATAAAGTATTAATTTCTTTATCAATTAATACCTCAGCCTCAGTTAAATTAGGAGTCACTACTGTTGCTAAAGAAAAAAGTCTTCCTGTTAAAATAGAAATTGCCTCTTTATCTAATAGTCTATCTCCACTAGTAGCTACCATCACTGGATCAATAACCAGATTTTTAATCTCACGTTCTTTTAATACAGAAGCTATAACACTTACTACCTCTGCTGTTCCTAACATTCCAGTTTTAATTGCGTTTATTTCTAAATCATTTAAAACATCATTTAATTGTTGTTTAACAAACTCTCCACTTAACATCGAAACCTCACTAACACCTTTTGTATTCTGTGCTGTAACCCCAGTAATTACTGAAGCAGCATAATTTTGCAACATAGTTATAGTTTTAATATCAGCTTGAATTCCAGCTCCGCCACTAGAATCTGAACCTGCAATCGTTAAAACTTGATTAATATGTAACATGCCTATACTTCATCCTCCTAATATTATTTTATTTTAACATCGAATCTATGGTATATATTATGAATATTCTGGGTTTAAATTGCTTTTCCTGCAAAAATAATATCCATCATCAAAAAAGACCTAGATAGCAAGAAACTATCTAGGTCTAATATCTTAAAAAATTAAGTAACTTATGATTTTGTTACATTTTTAGCTTGTAATCCTTTATCATTTTCAACAACTTCAAAACTTACTTCTTGATCTTCACTTAAATCTTTAAATCCATCTTCTTCAATAGCAGAATAATGAACAAAGATATCATCTCCATCTTCTTGTTCAATGAATCCATAACCTTTCTTAGTATCAAACCACTTAACTTTCCCAGTCATGAAGTCACCAGTTTCTTCATCATTATCATTTGCTTCATTATTAACTGTTTCAGCTTCTAACTCTACCTCAGCAGCTTCTTCTGAAGCAGTTGTCTCTGAAACTGAATTAGAAAGATCATCAGCTTCTTCACCTAAAATTTCACTTAAAGATACCATCAGTAATACCTCCTCACAACATTATCATTTTTAACCATTTATCATAGTAACATAATCAAAACTTAATGTCAAGAATGATTTTACAATCTCTTAGCAGTATATTAAATTATAATTTGGATAAAATATTACTGACTTTGAAAGGAGGATATTATCTTGTTTAATCTATTTGAAAAGAAACAAGGTCTGGATGCAAAGATGATTGCCACTGACCCTTGGTTATTTTATTCAAAAATCATTGCTATGACTGCTGGAGCCTTTGTTTTAGGTAGAATGATCAAACGGTAACCTCTGTCAAAGTCAAAGCTAGGAGATTTAAATCTCCTAGCTTTTCTTTTTATTCCTCTCTTAAAACGGCAACTATATTATTACCTAATCCCAAGTGATCACCACCGGCTTGATTAATGACATCAACCTCTTCAAATATATTATTAATTAATTCTGTAGTTTCTTTAAATTTCATTGTTAATTCTTCAGCTATATGTAAATTACTATTTAAGTTGTCATCTAAAGTTTCAACCTTATCTTCAGAGTCAGAGGACAGAGTATATATTTGATCAGTAGTTTGAGTGATATCTTCTAAAAGTTGTGAAGTCTCCACTGCTAATTGTTTAATCTCATCAGCTACCACAGCAAAACCTTGACCTGCTTCCCCTACTCTAGCAGCTTCAATTGAAGCATTTAATGCTAAAAGATTAGTTTGGTCAGCAATTCCATTAATTTCCGCAGCTAATTCATTAATTCCTTTTATATTCTTTATCAATTTATTAAAAATTTCAGAAAATCTAGTTAACTGCTGATTAGATTCTTGAAGTTCTGTTAACATTACTCGTATTTCTTTTTGACTATTAATCGTCTTATCCAGTACCTGATTAGATAGATTATTAATATCATCAACTTTCCCTATAATCCATTCATCTTCCGTCTGCATATGATTCATCATTTCTATAATTTCGTCTTTAGAATTATTTTCACCATTTATCTCCTCAATTTTTGCTTCTAATTGAGCTATTTTTTCTTCTTTATTTATCAATTCTTTTTGCAAAGAAGCTTTATCAATTTCTGCTCTTTCTAATTCTTCTTTCAATTGATTATAATCTTTATATTTATTTAAGAATTCAAACATATTTATCAACTCCTATACTCTTTATACATAAATTTTACCACTTATCACTTATATATTCTGTATAAAAAATCACACAAAGATCATATAAAAAAAGAACCCTATTGAAAAAGCAATAGGGTTCTTTTAATTTCAGAATTAATTT encodes:
- a CDS encoding indolepyruvate ferredoxin oxidoreductase subunit alpha, with product MSVCIDNQACSLCSKCINVCPGDLLLEKDGKVLIRASEECWDCAACVKECPSQAIELYLPTVIGGRGATLQARRNKDNRVWVCKHLDGTKNEYIVPIK
- a CDS encoding adenylyl-sulfate reductase subunit alpha; the encoded protein is MNNELGIEIIKKETDLLIIGGGAAGIFAAVKTKELDPDCKVTIMEKANIEWSGCLAAGINALNAYLTSGETPESFLEYVKRDNNGLIRDDLVYTIAQELNQVTAEVEDWGLPIKKDQEGNYLARSRRSIKINGDEFKPILANRVKKEDVEILNRVVATNYLLQQGEVYGAFGFSVRENKFYVIKAKAVICATGGVSGVYKSNNTGSARHRTWYPPFNAGAGYAMGIRAGAEMTSFEMRFIALRVKDVLAPTGTLALGAGAKQINAYGEEYLKEYKEVTTPIRLQATLIENEVGKGPCYLDVSHLDEEGCKELKKEFLNMSPSIVLQWANKGIEPNEEPIEIAGSEPYIVGGHGQAGYWIGTDRSTTLKGLFAAGDVAGGAPKKYVTGAFVEGKIAVEAALDLIKEREEVHFNKQVIQKELQRVYQPLSTIESLKQQELESRLQKIMDEYAGGISSNYRVNNQKLLIAKKRLIEIEEDAKRLSADNLHQLMAVHEIIDRIQIAKVVVAHLLYRKETRWPVYQQNLDYPRLDDQEWFKFVNSVYDQKKSKVTIKERECYCLEKAEVNYECMY
- a CDS encoding trypsin-like peptidase domain-containing protein → MKRLIKINKKSLSKYLSIALISMLLSGLIFTYIETGQVLAKTQPKGQNIFERNVFADIASKVDSAVVRVNAKIKLDSKEVKQRKPFLNDPFFREFFGQDIPYGKRKHPEVRQGFGTGFIISKDGYILTNEHVVHDADEITVKLSDRKEPIKAELVGSDFSLDLAVLKVDVDEELPTVKLGDSDQIKPGDWAVAIGNPYGLNHTVTAGVISALGRPLKISQGEKPRVYKNMIQTDADINPGNSGGPLLNIKGEVIGINTAVNAQAQGIGFAIPINEAKKVLSDLKKHGKVIRPWMGVYMQQITKEIADYFGLESTKGALIADVIPNSPADKAGINPGDVILKLNKKKIEKPKDVVKLVSKYKVGKRIILRVLRDGRKLFIPMTLGERPREY
- the thiD gene encoding bifunctional hydroxymethylpyrimidine kinase/phosphomethylpyrimidine kinase, whose protein sequence is MLHINQVLTIAGSDSSGGAGIQADIKTITMLQNYAASVITGVTAQNTKGVSEVSMLSGEFVKQQLNDVLNDLEINAIKTGMLGTAEVVSVIASVLKEREIKNLVIDPVMVATSGDRLLDKEAISILTGRLFSLATVVTPNLTEAEVLIDKEINTLLEMEDAAKEISNLGPTAVLLKGGHREGKAIDLLYYKDKTHRISAPRIKTENTHGTGCTLSSAIASNLADGMEILPAIKKAKDFITSSLKNGINVGKGRGPVNHLWRFEKI
- a CDS encoding cold-shock protein, whose product is MTGKVKWFDTKKGYGFIEQEDGDDIFVHYSAIEEDGFKDLSEDQEVSFEVVENDKGLQAKNVTKS
- a CDS encoding methyl-accepting chemotaxis protein: MFEFLNKYKDYNQLKEELERAEIDKASLQKELINKEEKIAQLEAKIEEINGENNSKDEIIEMMNHMQTEDEWIIGKVDDINNLSNQVLDKTINSQKEIRVMLTELQESNQQLTRFSEIFNKLIKNIKGINELAAEINGIADQTNLLALNASIEAARVGEAGQGFAVVADEIKQLAVETSQLLEDITQTTDQIYTLSSDSEDKVETLDDNLNSNLHIAEELTMKFKETTELINNIFEEVDVINQAGGDHLGLGNNIVAVLREE